The window TCACCTCCAACATCGCCTTCTCTTCCCCGAACAGGTAGTGGTCGGGGCCGGCGATCACCTCGATGGGCAGCTCGCCGAGGAGGCCGTCCGAGCTCATCTCGGCCGCTGCGCGCTCCAAGCGTGCCAGTTCCCGCGCGAACGTGGCCTTCACGGCCACGTAGGCGCGGCTGGCACCGATCGCGTCGGCCGCGATCGCGAGTCCCTCGAGGACCTGGTACGGGTTGCGGCGCAACAGCCAGCGGTCCTTGAAGGTCCCCGGTTCACCCTCCGCGGCGTTGCACACCGCGTACTTGGTTCCGGCCGGGCTGTCTCGCACCGTCCGCCACTTCACCCCGGTGGGGAAGCCCGCGCCCCCGCGGCCTCGCAGGCCCGAGCGGACGAGTTCGTCGACGACCGCATCCCCTCCGCGCGCGCGGGCGGCCGCGAGCGCCTGGCCGCCGCCCGAGGCGCGGTGATCATCGAGCGTCGCCGCCGCCGCGCCGAGGAAGGCGACGTGCGTGGCGTTCCGGTCGGGCACGACCCACCTCCAGCGGACGTACCGACCGTACGCCGCGGTGGCCGGCCCGCCATCCCCCCATGGGGGGGGAACTGGTTGGGACCGATCCTCCCCGTGTGACCCTCCCCGGTGGGCCGGGCGCCCGCGCGCCACCCACTTTCGGGGGAGGTCGAGCGACCGTCGAAGCGCCAGTATGGACGTGACCGCCCGCGAACGAGGAGACACCCCATGGCCCAAGTCAAGGATCTGGAAGCGCTCGAACGCACGCTGCGCAGCCTGGATAGCGCCACTCCCGACCGCGAGGTCCGCCCCATCGAACTCGACGGGACCGCCCAGACCCTCGTGGCGGACGGCAAGGGCATCCTCGCCGCCGACGAGAGCAACAGCACCGCGTCGGGCCGACTCGAGTCGGTCGGCGTGGAGCCGAACGAGGAGACGCGCCGCAAGTACCGGCAGTTGCTGTTCACGGCGCCGGGGCTCGAGGACGGCATCAGCGGGGTCATCCTCTACGACGAGACGATCCGCCAGTCGACCGATGACGGCCGACCCTTCCCGCAGGTGCTCCAGGACAAGGGCATCATCCCGGGGATCAAGCTCGACGCCAGCACCGCACCGCTCCCACTGCACCCGGGCGAGAAGGTCACCTGTGGGGTGGACGGGCTGCGCGAACGCCTCGCCGAGTACGTGGAGTTGGGGGCGCGCTTCGGGAAGTGGCGGGCCGTGTACACGATCGGTGACGGCACGCCCTCGGAAGCCTGCATCCGGGCCAACGCGCACGCGATGGCGCGGTACGCGGCGGTGTGCCATGAGTTCGGCGTCGTCCCGATCGTCGAGCCCGAGGTGCTGATGGACGGTGACCACTCCATGGCGCGCGACGAGGAGGTGACGGTCGCCGTGCTGCGGGCGCTGTTCGACGAGCTGATCGGTCAGGACGTGCGCCTCGAGGGCACGCTGCTGAAGACCAACATGGTCCTGCCCGGCGAGGACTCGTCCGAGCAGCCCACGCCCGAGGAGGTCGCCGAGGCGACCGTGCGGGCGATGAACCGTTCGGTGCCCGCTGCGCTCCCCGGGATCGTGTTCCTGTCCGGTGGCCAGGGCGCGGTGGATGCGACCGCCCGCCTGAACGCGATGAACACCGGCGGTCCGCACGCGTGGAAGCTCAGCTTCTCGTACGCGCGGGCGATCCAGGGTCCGGCGCTGGACACCTGGGCCGGTGACGACTCCAAGATGGAGGAAGCCCAGCGCATCCTGGCCCACCGGGCACGGTGCAACGGTGCGGCGACGACCGGGAGCTACAAGCCCGACATGGAGGACGAGCTGGCCGCCTAGCTCCTCGCGTGCGCGGGGTCGGCGGGGTCGACGGTCACGTGGATCATCGACCCCGCCCCTGGGCGCGACACAACCCGCAACCGCCCGCCGACCAGGTCGGCGCGTTCACGCATCCCCGACAGCCCGTAGGTCACGCGGTCCTCGGTGGGGACGGCGCGTGGATCGAAACCCTTGCCGTCATCGCTGATCTCCAGCGTCACACGGCTACCACGACAGGCCAGCCGCACACGCACGTGCCCGGCCTCGGCGTGCTTGGCGACGTTCTGCATGGCTTCCTGCGCGATGCGGTACAGGGCCGTCTCGACGTGATCGGGGAGCTCGCAGTGGTCGGCGACGTCGAGCTCGACCGTCACGGCGGGCAGGGTCCGGGCCAGGCCTTCCAGGCCTGCGGCGAGACCGAGGTCGTCGAGGACGGACGGTCGCAAGCCCGCGATCGCGAAACGGGTCTCGTCGAGCGCGTCCGCAGCCAGCGTCCGCGCGGCATCGATCTGGTGCGCCACGAAACCCGGGTCGGTGTCGATGGCCCCCGCCGCAGCGGACAGGTGGAACGACAGGCCGACGATGCGCTGGCTGATGCCGTCGTGGATCTCGCCCGCCAGGCGCCGACGCTCCTTCTCCTGGGCCTCGACCAGCCGCTCGGCGAACTGTTCCAGGGCTCGCTCGCGTAGCGCCAGCCGCTGGTGGAGGCGGGCGTTCTCGACCGCGCCGGCCATCAGGCTGGCGATCGAGGTGAGCAACCGGACATCGCCGTGGCCGAACTCGCGTCTTTCGCGGGTGTGGACGTTGAGGACCCCCACCAGTCGGCCGGGAGCACTGACCATCGGCACCGACGCGAGCGATGTGTAGTCCTGGCCGCGCAGCTCGGGGATGTACCGGTACCGCGGGTCCGAACGCTTGTCCGCGACGAGGACGACTGGTTCCTCGTTCGCGGCCACCCATCCGGCCACGCCCTCGCCCACGTCCAGCTCGATGGTCCCGGCGAGGCGGTCGAACGGGGGCGTGGCGCCGGCGAGCACGAGCCGGCCGCGCGCCGCGTCGAGCAGGTGCACGAAGCAGACGTCGGTGGCGGTCGCGTCCGTGATGATCCCCGCCACGCCGTGGACGAGATCCTCCAGGTCGAGCCCGGCCGTGATCGTGTCGATGATGCGACCCAGCAGTGTCCGCTCGCGCTCGGAATCCTCGAGACCCAGGCCACCGCGATCACCGAGCGACCCCATCGTCAGTGGAACAGTCCCTCGCGCAGCGCGACGGCGACCGCCTGCGCCCGGTCGGACACGTTGAGCTTCTGGTAGATCGAGCGGGTGTGGCTCTTGACGGTCTCCTCGCTGATGACGAGTTCGCCGGCGACGGCCTTGTTGGAGTGGCCGGCGACCAGCAGCGCCAGCACCTCGCTCTCGCGCTGGGTGAGCCCCAGGTGCGCCCCTGGCCAGAACTCCCCGCTGTGCAGCCGAGCCGCCGACGCGGCCACCCGTCCCGCCAGCGTCGGGTCGACCACCGTGACGCCATCCAACGCTTGCTGTAGGTGGCGCACCAGCTCGTCACCGTCGACGCGCTTGAGCAGGAAGCCAGATGCTCCCGCCCGTAGCGCCTGGAACAGGTACTGCTCGTCGTCGTACACGGTCAGGAACACCACCCGGCAGTCGGGCACGAG is drawn from Actinomycetota bacterium and contains these coding sequences:
- a CDS encoding fructose-bisphosphate aldolase class I, whose amino-acid sequence is MAQVKDLEALERTLRSLDSATPDREVRPIELDGTAQTLVADGKGILAADESNSTASGRLESVGVEPNEETRRKYRQLLFTAPGLEDGISGVILYDETIRQSTDDGRPFPQVLQDKGIIPGIKLDASTAPLPLHPGEKVTCGVDGLRERLAEYVELGARFGKWRAVYTIGDGTPSEACIRANAHAMARYAAVCHEFGVVPIVEPEVLMDGDHSMARDEEVTVAVLRALFDELIGQDVRLEGTLLKTNMVLPGEDSSEQPTPEEVAEATVRAMNRSVPAALPGIVFLSGGQGAVDATARLNAMNTGGPHAWKLSFSYARAIQGPALDTWAGDDSKMEEAQRILAHRARCNGAATTGSYKPDMEDELAA
- a CDS encoding GAF domain-containing sensor histidine kinase, whose protein sequence is MGSLGDRGGLGLEDSERERTLLGRIIDTITAGLDLEDLVHGVAGIITDATATDVCFVHLLDAARGRLVLAGATPPFDRLAGTIELDVGEGVAGWVAANEEPVVLVADKRSDPRYRYIPELRGQDYTSLASVPMVSAPGRLVGVLNVHTRERREFGHGDVRLLTSIASLMAGAVENARLHQRLALRERALEQFAERLVEAQEKERRRLAGEIHDGISQRIVGLSFHLSAAAGAIDTDPGFVAHQIDAARTLAADALDETRFAIAGLRPSVLDDLGLAAGLEGLARTLPAVTVELDVADHCELPDHVETALYRIAQEAMQNVAKHAEAGHVRVRLACRGSRVTLEISDDGKGFDPRAVPTEDRVTYGLSGMRERADLVGGRLRVVSRPGAGSMIHVTVDPADPAHARS
- a CDS encoding response regulator transcription factor, encoding MPRPIRVVLVDDHQMVIDGLKAMLSRHSDVVEVAGEARTRDEALAAVREAEPDVVLLDVRLKGDSGLDLCVTIRDLVPDCRVVFLTVYDDEQYLFQALRAGASGFLLKRVDGDELVRHLQQALDGVTVVDPTLAGRVAASAARLHSGEFWPGAHLGLTQRESEVLALLVAGHSNKAVAGELVISEETVKSHTRSIYQKLNVSDRAQAVAVALREGLFH